The following are encoded together in the Desulfococcus multivorans genome:
- a CDS encoding lytic transglycosylase domain-containing protein — protein MTSSSEPSASDTGGISHSPPKKLWLLIFCIATACFFTEIPSAKGRPFSAADPTVNHRDAGTNTASITIARKTENAYDKIILEAAHRHDVHPALIKAIIKAESSYNPRAVSRRGARGLMQLMPGTARAMGVKNSFNPKHNIHGGTKYFRHLLDQFKGNIRLALAAYNAGIERVRHYGRVPPYKETRSYINKVMSYYREYRSEMRMMARS, from the coding sequence ATGACATCATCATCTGAACCTTCAGCGTCCGATACAGGAGGTATTTCACATTCACCCCCGAAAAAATTATGGCTGCTGATCTTCTGCATCGCAACGGCATGTTTCTTCACTGAAATTCCCAGTGCAAAAGGCCGTCCCTTCTCCGCCGCCGATCCCACCGTGAACCATCGCGATGCCGGCACGAACACGGCATCCATCACCATCGCCAGGAAGACGGAAAACGCCTACGACAAGATCATCCTGGAGGCGGCCCATCGCCACGATGTCCACCCGGCGTTGATCAAGGCGATCATCAAGGCGGAATCCAGTTACAACCCCAGGGCCGTTTCCAGGAGAGGCGCCCGCGGGCTGATGCAGCTGATGCCGGGAACCGCCCGGGCCATGGGGGTGAAAAACAGCTTCAATCCCAAGCACAACATCCACGGCGGAACCAAGTATTTCAGACATCTCCTCGATCAATTCAAGGGCAATATCCGGCTGGCCCTTGCCGCATACAACGCCGGCATCGAACGGGTCAGGCATTACGGACGGGTTCCGCCCTACAAGGAAACCCGCAGCTACATCAACAAGGTCATGTCCTATTACCGTGAATACCGTTCGGAGATGCGGATGATGGCCAGGAGTTGA
- a CDS encoding metal ABC transporter solute-binding protein, Zn/Mn family, which yields MLHRAVFMVFMAVVGSMSTAFPAGSETAVFVSILPQKYFVERIGGDLVDVHVMVPPGAGPATYEPKPRQMAALSQARIYFAVGVPFERAWLDRIAAANPGMRIVHTDAGIQKIPMAAHHHEGEHGKTPDAKGRHSGVHGSDRAPEPDAHQHEAGTSLDPHVWLSPPLVKIQARHILEALSTADPGNASVYAANYRAFLEEIEALHQELLTVFKDRQGEAFMVFHPSWGYFAAAYGLRQIAIELEGKAPKPAQVMDLIATARTAGVKVIFVQPQFSTKSARVIANAVQGEIAIADPLAENWPQNLRTQAQKFQQTLKP from the coding sequence ATGTTGCATCGCGCTGTCTTCATGGTTTTCATGGCCGTCGTCGGATCAATGTCGACCGCTTTCCCGGCCGGATCCGAAACCGCCGTTTTTGTCAGCATCCTGCCCCAGAAATATTTCGTGGAGCGGATCGGCGGAGATCTTGTCGACGTCCACGTCATGGTCCCGCCCGGTGCCGGCCCGGCCACCTACGAGCCCAAACCGCGTCAGATGGCGGCCCTTTCCCAGGCACGCATCTATTTTGCCGTGGGCGTACCCTTCGAAAGGGCGTGGCTCGACAGGATCGCCGCCGCCAACCCCGGCATGCGGATCGTCCACACCGACGCGGGCATCCAAAAAATCCCCATGGCGGCCCATCATCACGAGGGGGAGCACGGCAAGACGCCGGACGCCAAGGGGCGCCATTCCGGGGTCCATGGCTCGGACCGGGCGCCTGAACCCGACGCCCACCAACACGAGGCCGGCACGTCCCTCGACCCCCATGTCTGGCTATCGCCGCCGCTGGTCAAGATCCAGGCCCGCCACATTCTCGAGGCCCTCTCGACCGCTGACCCCGGGAACGCATCGGTCTATGCCGCGAATTACCGGGCCTTCCTGGAAGAGATAGAGGCCCTCCATCAGGAGCTCCTCACCGTTTTCAAGGATCGGCAAGGGGAAGCCTTCATGGTGTTTCATCCCTCGTGGGGATATTTTGCGGCTGCTTACGGCCTCCGGCAGATCGCCATCGAACTTGAGGGGAAGGCGCCCAAGCCGGCCCAGGTGATGGACCTGATCGCAACCGCCAGAACCGCCGGCGTCAAGGTCATCTTCGTCCAGCCCCAGTTTTCCACCAAAAGCGCCCGGGTCATCGCAAACGCCGTCCAGGGCGAAATCGCCATCGCCGACCCCCTGGCCGAAAACTGGCCCCAAAACCTCCGCACCCAAGCCCAAAAATTCCAACAAACTCTAAAACCTTAA
- a CDS encoding DUF6475 domain-containing protein yields the protein MSPTDFDRFHAAVTTLAVEHDREMSVQQMEIWWAELRRYPIAAVEAALRHLLRTQRFFPKLAEILAAVEGNQKDRALAAWETVYALVKAGKSAEAASMPFDDDGIQTAVRRIGGWSRLRMMKEDEVPFRQKDFVTAYEGGGGGERVRRIGGGEGGRKGVKCLSD from the coding sequence ATGAGCCCGACGGATTTCGATCGGTTCCACGCGGCCGTGACCACCCTGGCCGTGGAGCATGACCGGGAGATGTCGGTCCAGCAGATGGAGATCTGGTGGGCCGAGCTGCGGCGCTACCCCATCGCCGCGGTGGAGGCGGCCCTGCGGCATCTGTTGCGCACCCAGCGCTTCTTCCCCAAGCTGGCGGAGATCCTCGCGGCGGTGGAGGGAAACCAGAAAGACCGGGCCCTGGCGGCGTGGGAGACGGTCTACGCCCTGGTCAAGGCCGGAAAGAGCGCCGAGGCCGCATCCATGCCCTTCGACGACGACGGCATCCAGACCGCCGTCCGCAGAATCGGCGGCTGGTCCCGCCTCCGCATGATGAAGGAGGACGAGGTCCCCTTCCGCCAAAAGGATTTTGTCACGGCGTATGAGGGGGGGGGTGGGGGGGAGAGGGTTCGGAGAATTGGAGGGGGGGAGGGAGGAAGAAAGGGGGTTAAGTGTTTAAGTGATTAA
- a CDS encoding glycosyltransferase family 2 protein translates to MIIPVFNEEAAIPCFLDTVYPILDAESAYRFELIFINDGSEDNTLDILLEARDADPRIKIIDLARNFGKELAMAAGFQAASGDAVIPMDVDLQDPPEIIVDFLRKWEEGYDVVLGVRRRRHADTLFKRLTADLFYRIFNALCGKRLTPNAGDFRLISRPALDALNNLPERVRFTKALYAWVGFRKTAVEYDRPARMNGTSKWNTWKLWNFALDGITSFSTLPLRIWSYLGMLIAFIGFAYAAFLTFRTLIFGRDVPGYTSLMVVMLVLGGLILISLGVIGEYLGRVFEETKGRPLYIARNYIGFDDVPESCRLSRKIGKI, encoded by the coding sequence ATGATTATCCCTGTTTTCAATGAAGAGGCCGCGATTCCCTGTTTTCTGGATACTGTTTATCCCATCCTTGACGCGGAATCAGCCTACCGATTCGAGCTCATCTTCATCAACGACGGCAGCGAAGACAACACCCTGGATATTCTGTTGGAAGCGCGAGACGCAGACCCCCGCATCAAGATCATCGATCTGGCGAGAAACTTCGGCAAGGAGCTTGCCATGGCGGCGGGGTTCCAGGCGGCTTCCGGCGATGCGGTGATCCCCATGGATGTCGATCTCCAGGACCCGCCTGAAATCATCGTCGATTTTCTGCGCAAGTGGGAAGAAGGATATGACGTGGTGCTGGGCGTCCGGCGGCGGCGTCATGCCGATACGCTGTTCAAACGCCTCACGGCGGATTTGTTCTACAGGATTTTCAACGCCCTTTGCGGCAAACGGCTCACCCCCAATGCCGGCGACTTTCGACTGATCAGTCGACCGGCACTCGACGCCCTGAACAATCTTCCCGAACGGGTTCGGTTTACCAAGGCGCTATACGCCTGGGTGGGATTTCGAAAGACCGCCGTCGAATATGACCGGCCGGCACGTATGAACGGCACATCGAAATGGAACACCTGGAAACTCTGGAATTTCGCTCTTGACGGCATCACCAGCTTCAGCACCCTCCCGCTGCGCATCTGGAGCTACCTGGGCATGCTGATCGCCTTCATCGGCTTTGCCTATGCCGCCTTTCTGACCTTCCGAACGCTCATTTTCGGCCGGGATGTCCCCGGTTATACGTCGTTAATGGTGGTCATGCTGGTTCTGGGGGGGCTCATTCTCATCTCTCTCGGCGTCATCGGCGAATATCTGGGGCGCGTCTTTGAAGAGACAAAGGGGCGACCGCTCTATATCGCCAGAAATTATATCGGGTTTGACGACGTTCCAGAATCCTGTCGTCTCTCACGGAAGATCGGCAAGATATGA
- a CDS encoding GtrA family protein produces MIVGKETSLQAFRYFQAAVAGTLANFFSRFLFAEWMEFGWSVIIANYVGMIIVFLFSYKRAFGAAQVDGLMIGKFALVAHGGLLLVWGVSTGTFQLVENIFPMLLSPETVYPALNETAAVNWGQIIKTGTEGCCHGIGISVGFLANFIGHKRFSFAAGQFGIT; encoded by the coding sequence ATGATTGTCGGGAAAGAAACATCGCTGCAGGCGTTTCGATATTTCCAGGCCGCTGTGGCCGGAACACTCGCCAATTTTTTCTCGCGTTTTCTTTTTGCGGAATGGATGGAGTTTGGATGGAGCGTTATCATTGCGAATTATGTGGGGATGATCATCGTTTTTCTCTTTTCCTACAAGAGGGCCTTTGGTGCAGCCCAGGTAGACGGATTGATGATCGGTAAATTTGCACTTGTTGCCCATGGAGGGCTGTTGCTGGTGTGGGGCGTATCCACCGGCACGTTCCAGCTCGTAGAGAATATCTTTCCCATGTTGTTGTCGCCCGAAACGGTCTATCCGGCCCTGAACGAAACAGCAGCCGTCAATTGGGGGCAGATCATCAAGACAGGGACCGAAGGCTGTTGTCACGGCATCGGTATTTCAGTTGGGTTTTTGGCGAATTTCATCGGACACAAACGATTCAGTTTTGCCGCGGGCCAGTTCGGGATAACCTGA
- a CDS encoding DUF2079 domain-containing protein: MRKLLINKYRYALFIFISIHFLLIFLTGVFRYWGNLTSINDLGVFDQAVWGGLHGDLFLNTSQLNERINWLAFHFHPVLLIFIPFYYLISSPLWFVSTQALAISLTAWPIYLLGKRIFNTEKAAVIWAMIYLVNPFVLNAAAWDFHPISLAVPFVALGMLSVETKDFRLMLLSAFILLLCKEHLGIMVAGFGVLWWIKNRQWIPGMTLIIAGIGHFYLVLKIIMPALSPTGQHVMVSDGLGQLSRYAWLGQSVGEIIAFVLLNPVDVIGTVLFKMGGLIYLLSLLISFLGFPLLCLFMLFPAAADLATNLLSSNPMPRASIAYHSVTLIPIFTAASIYGIKNTAKWIQRFSVIKLSGLVLIASIILGYCSAPLPLPWARNFWAPVSFVSLPDPRIHEIGLGVGQEASISVQANVGSHFSQRKEIYRFPNKLDEVDAVVLWIDTPTKKVHIDSEKRRYIIGTLDQHLQLDRDDFIHSVERLLKDDNFKVHYWNDPWLVFKRGYGIQQDISEIKKKIEELEREW, translated from the coding sequence ATGAGAAAATTATTAATAAACAAATACCGATATGCGCTTTTTATTTTTATCAGCATACATTTTTTACTTATCTTCCTGACGGGAGTGTTCCGATACTGGGGAAATCTCACATCGATAAATGACCTTGGCGTTTTTGATCAGGCTGTTTGGGGAGGACTGCATGGAGATCTTTTTCTGAATACGAGTCAATTGAACGAAAGAATCAATTGGCTCGCTTTTCATTTCCATCCAGTACTTTTGATATTTATTCCATTTTATTATTTAATTTCCTCCCCGCTTTGGTTTGTTTCGACGCAAGCCTTGGCGATATCATTGACAGCATGGCCTATTTACCTTTTGGGGAAAAGGATATTCAACACCGAAAAAGCCGCGGTAATATGGGCTATGATTTATTTGGTAAACCCTTTTGTTCTGAATGCCGCAGCCTGGGATTTTCATCCTATCTCTCTGGCTGTTCCCTTTGTGGCTCTGGGAATGCTGTCGGTGGAGACAAAAGATTTCAGGCTGATGCTTCTATCGGCTTTCATTCTTTTGTTATGTAAAGAACATCTGGGTATCATGGTTGCCGGCTTTGGTGTCCTGTGGTGGATCAAAAACAGGCAGTGGATACCTGGGATGACTTTGATCATTGCAGGTATAGGCCATTTTTATCTGGTGCTTAAAATCATTATGCCTGCGCTTTCGCCTACCGGACAACATGTCATGGTCAGTGATGGGCTTGGACAGTTGAGCCGTTATGCCTGGCTCGGTCAATCAGTAGGTGAGATCATTGCTTTTGTACTACTAAACCCGGTCGATGTGATCGGTACGGTTCTTTTTAAAATGGGTGGTCTTATCTATTTGCTTTCACTTCTCATTTCGTTTTTGGGCTTTCCTCTTCTATGCCTTTTTATGCTTTTTCCCGCGGCGGCAGACTTGGCAACCAATCTGCTTTCAAGCAACCCCATGCCTCGAGCTTCCATTGCCTATCACAGCGTCACCCTCATTCCGATTTTTACGGCTGCGTCTATTTACGGGATAAAAAATACTGCAAAATGGATCCAGAGGTTTTCCGTAATAAAGTTGTCGGGCTTGGTTCTTATTGCCAGTATAATTTTAGGGTACTGTTCAGCGCCCCTTCCTTTGCCCTGGGCAAGAAATTTTTGGGCTCCGGTTTCTTTCGTAAGTCTTCCTGATCCAAGAATACATGAGATTGGTTTGGGCGTGGGACAGGAGGCCTCGATTTCAGTACAGGCAAATGTCGGGTCACATTTTTCCCAACGTAAAGAAATTTATCGGTTTCCCAACAAACTGGACGAGGTGGATGCGGTGGTTCTATGGATAGATACTCCCACGAAAAAAGTTCATATCGATTCTGAAAAGCGGCGGTACATCATAGGAACGTTGGATCAACATTTGCAGTTAGATAGAGATGATTTCATTCATTCAGTGGAAAGGCTTCTAAAAGATGATAATTTTAAGGTGCATTACTGGAACGATCCTTGGCTGGTTTTCAAGAGAGGTTACGGTATTCAACAGGATATTTCCGAAATTAAAAAGAAGATAGAAGAATTGGAACGTGAGTGGTAA
- a CDS encoding ABC transporter substrate-binding protein: MLPRMVILLPVIVLSVTAGIPQDELEAATVKDRSGRQIDVKTPFSRIISLYGAHTENLFALGLDKEIIGVGRNENYPAEARQKPMFSYHDDAEKFMAAKPDLVLVRPLIDRVYREFVRKLEQAGIVVVSLQPVGIADMYAYWRDLGRLTGREREAEKMVRTFESAVAEVRERVSKIPPAARKRVYFEAIHQKMKTFSKDAIAMFVVETAGGINVAADADQMRQTNIAAYGKERILAKAAEIDVYLAQHGPMNPVTVEMIKAEPGFSVIKAVKENQVYLIDEMIVSRPGMRLIEGILRVEGMLYSK, from the coding sequence ATGCTTCCAAGAATGGTCATCCTTTTACCTGTCATTGTTCTGTCCGTTACCGCGGGGATCCCCCAGGATGAGCTCGAAGCGGCTACCGTCAAGGACCGGTCCGGCCGGCAGATTGACGTGAAGACGCCGTTTTCCCGGATCATCTCACTCTACGGTGCCCACACTGAAAACCTCTTCGCGCTGGGACTCGACAAGGAAATCATCGGCGTGGGCCGGAACGAAAACTATCCGGCCGAGGCCCGGCAGAAGCCGATGTTTAGCTACCATGACGACGCTGAAAAGTTCATGGCCGCAAAGCCCGACCTCGTGCTGGTCCGCCCCCTGATCGATCGGGTCTATCGCGAGTTCGTCAGGAAGCTGGAGCAGGCGGGAATCGTCGTGGTCTCCCTCCAGCCCGTAGGCATCGCCGACATGTATGCCTACTGGCGGGACCTGGGCCGCCTCACCGGACGGGAGCGCGAAGCGGAAAAGATGGTCCGGACCTTTGAGTCCGCCGTGGCCGAGGTTCGGGAACGGGTGTCAAAAATTCCACCGGCAGCCCGCAAGCGGGTCTACTTCGAAGCCATCCACCAGAAGATGAAGACCTTTTCCAAGGACGCCATCGCCATGTTCGTGGTGGAAACGGCCGGCGGCATCAACGTGGCTGCCGACGCCGACCAGATGCGCCAGACCAACATAGCCGCCTACGGCAAGGAACGCATCCTGGCCAAGGCCGCCGAGATCGACGTCTATCTCGCCCAGCACGGCCCCATGAACCCGGTGACCGTGGAAATGATCAAGGCCGAGCCGGGCTTTTCCGTCATCAAGGCCGTAAAAGAGAATCAGGTTTACCTGATCGATGAGATGATCGTTTCGAGGCCGGGGATGCGGTTGATCGAGGGGATTTTGAGGGTTGAGGGGATGTTGTATTCGAAATAG
- a CDS encoding ABC transporter ATP-binding protein, whose translation MAFQADGISFAYGDRPVLKSLSLDLEPGCFYGVLGPNGCGKSTLIDILMGLHKPQAGRIRYKGRDLSAYRKRELARELALVPQNFYINFPFTALDVVMMGRYPHMPRFAPPSVRDLSVVTEIMERTDTLPFRHRYMTEMSGGERQRVIFARALVQETPVLMLDEATSNLDIRHTLTLMDLVADEVRHRRKLVVAVIQDINLAAGYCDRLILMKDGRIVDFGNTETVLTRENIQQVFGVWSHIHEDPYTRKLRVSFERKAAP comes from the coding sequence ATGGCCTTTCAAGCGGACGGCATTTCATTTGCCTACGGGGACCGGCCGGTTCTCAAATCCCTCTCCCTGGATCTCGAACCCGGCTGCTTTTACGGCGTGCTGGGGCCCAACGGCTGCGGCAAGAGCACCCTCATCGACATTCTCATGGGGCTCCACAAACCTCAGGCCGGCAGGATACGGTACAAGGGACGGGACCTTTCCGCCTACCGGAAACGGGAGCTGGCCCGGGAGTTGGCCCTGGTGCCCCAGAATTTTTACATCAACTTCCCCTTTACGGCCCTCGATGTGGTGATGATGGGGCGATACCCCCACATGCCCCGGTTCGCCCCGCCCTCGGTCCGGGATCTTTCGGTGGTGACGGAGATCATGGAACGCACCGACACCCTCCCCTTCCGGCACCGCTACATGACCGAGATGAGCGGGGGCGAGCGGCAGCGGGTCATCTTCGCCAGGGCCCTGGTCCAGGAGACGCCGGTGCTGATGCTGGATGAGGCCACCTCCAACCTCGACATCCGCCACACCCTCACCCTGATGGACCTGGTGGCCGACGAGGTGCGGCACCGCCGGAAGCTGGTCGTGGCCGTGATCCAGGACATCAACCTCGCGGCCGGCTACTGCGATCGGCTGATCCTCATGAAGGACGGCCGCATCGTCGATTTCGGAAACACCGAGACCGTCCTCACCCGCGAAAATATCCAACAGGTCTTCGGCGTCTGGTCCCACATCCACGAAGACCCTTACACCCGGAAACTCCGGGTCAGCTTTGAGCGAAAGGCGGCGCCGTGA
- a CDS encoding FecCD family ABC transporter permease, translating to MEMIDPLKSRNGRSGYGWPVILGALAVLMVVVVVVSTGMGYIPISAVEVLRIIAARITDAGAVLSGMDETFPVVVMEVRLPRILTAALVGGGLALSGCVFQGILLNPLADPYTLGVSAGAAFGAAVALLLNISAMGTFSIPVFAFGGAVLTLMLVLYLSASGGGFSSNNLILSGIIVASILSAAISFLKYVADEQVSVIIFWLMGSFGSRTWGDVGFTLIFVCLGLLVFLFFSRDLNLLALGDRSAASLGVNTGRVTLAVLVTASLVTAVCVSVSGIIGFVGLLVPHMMRSLTGPDNRRLLPAALLAGGILMVTADTVTRAVLPHEIPIGVLTALIGGPFFCYIFRKKQMGRTSV from the coding sequence ATGGAGATGATCGATCCCCTCAAATCCCGGAACGGCCGATCGGGTTACGGATGGCCGGTGATCCTGGGGGCCCTGGCAGTGCTTATGGTGGTGGTCGTCGTGGTGTCCACCGGCATGGGGTATATCCCCATCTCCGCCGTCGAGGTCCTTCGGATCATCGCCGCCAGGATCACGGATGCCGGCGCGGTGCTGTCCGGCATGGACGAGACTTTCCCGGTGGTGGTGATGGAGGTCCGCCTGCCCCGGATCCTCACCGCCGCCCTCGTGGGGGGCGGCCTGGCCCTGTCGGGGTGCGTCTTCCAGGGCATCCTTCTCAATCCCCTGGCCGACCCCTACACCCTTGGGGTCTCCGCCGGCGCGGCTTTTGGCGCAGCCGTGGCGCTGCTCTTGAACATCTCGGCCATGGGAACCTTTTCCATCCCCGTCTTCGCTTTTGGCGGCGCCGTCCTGACCCTGATGCTGGTGCTCTATCTCTCCGCCTCGGGGGGTGGGTTCTCCTCCAACAACCTGATCCTTTCGGGCATCATCGTGGCCTCCATCCTCTCGGCCGCCATCAGCTTTCTCAAGTACGTGGCCGACGAGCAGGTCTCCGTCATCATCTTCTGGCTCATGGGCAGCTTCGGGTCCCGGACCTGGGGCGATGTGGGGTTCACGCTCATTTTCGTTTGTCTGGGACTCCTCGTCTTTCTCTTCTTTTCCCGGGACCTCAACCTCCTGGCCCTGGGGGACCGATCGGCAGCTTCCCTGGGGGTCAACACCGGCCGGGTGACCCTGGCGGTATTGGTCACCGCCTCCCTGGTGACGGCCGTCTGCGTCTCCGTATCGGGGATCATTGGCTTTGTGGGGCTCCTGGTTCCCCACATGATGCGCTCCCTCACCGGCCCGGACAACCGGCGGCTTCTGCCCGCCGCCCTCCTGGCAGGGGGCATCCTCATGGTCACGGCGGATACGGTGACCCGGGCGGTGCTACCCCACGAGATTCCCATCGGCGTGTTGACCGCCCTTATCGGCGGGCCTTTCTTCTGCTACATTTTCCGGAAAAAGCAGATGGGAAGGACATCGGTTTAG
- the cobM gene encoding precorrin-4 C(11)-methyltransferase: MKTYPIAFVGAGPGDPELITVKGQKALQQADLVVYAGSLVPEALLQWTRPACEIRNSAGMHLDEFLADMAEAYRAGKRVVRLHTGDPSLYGAIAEQIAALRHRNIPFYVIPGVTAAFAAAAAMGLEYTLPEVSQTLILTRMAGRTPVPEAEALASLARHRASMAVYLSVGMIESVAAVLEQTYGPDAPAAVVYRVSQPEERIFNTTVGGLAALVKQEDIRKTALIIVGDALAQTSAGISPKSRLYDKGFTHEYRRGED; encoded by the coding sequence ATGAAAACCTATCCCATCGCATTTGTCGGCGCCGGCCCGGGGGATCCCGAGCTGATCACGGTGAAGGGCCAGAAAGCCCTCCAGCAGGCCGATCTCGTGGTCTATGCCGGATCCCTGGTCCCCGAAGCCCTGCTCCAGTGGACCCGTCCCGCCTGCGAGATCCGGAACAGCGCGGGCATGCACCTGGATGAATTCTTGGCGGACATGGCCGAGGCCTATAGGGCCGGAAAGCGGGTGGTGCGCCTCCACACCGGCGACCCCAGCCTGTACGGCGCCATTGCCGAGCAGATCGCAGCGCTCAGGCATCGGAATATTCCCTTTTACGTCATCCCCGGCGTGACCGCCGCCTTTGCCGCTGCCGCGGCCATGGGCCTGGAATACACCCTTCCCGAGGTGAGCCAGACCCTCATTCTGACGCGAATGGCCGGGCGGACCCCTGTGCCTGAGGCCGAAGCCTTGGCGTCCCTGGCCCGACACCGGGCCTCCATGGCCGTCTACCTCAGCGTCGGCATGATCGAGTCGGTGGCGGCGGTGCTGGAACAGACCTACGGGCCGGATGCGCCCGCGGCCGTGGTCTATCGCGTCAGTCAGCCGGAAGAAAGGATTTTCAACACCACCGTGGGCGGCCTGGCAGCCCTGGTGAAACAGGAAGACATCCGGAAGACGGCCCTGATCATCGTGGGCGACGCCCTGGCCCAGACATCAGCCGGCATCAGCCCCAAATCCCGCCTCTACGACAAGGGTTTCACCCATGAATATCGTCGGGGGGAGGATTAG
- a CDS encoding STAS/SEC14 domain-containing protein: MLENSPPSLANCVAVHVRKAISSRETAEIERTLEERIREHGKIRLMVVMESYPTLNSAESIYDDLGFAKKYAPHIERMAVLGDQGWKKHWIALFGLFGGIRAEYFERSDFKSAVNWIQSD; this comes from the coding sequence ATGCTCGAAAACAGCCCACCGTCGTTGGCCAACTGTGTGGCCGTGCACGTTCGCAAGGCGATCTCGAGCCGCGAGACGGCGGAGATCGAGCGGACTTTGGAAGAACGGATTCGGGAGCACGGCAAGATCAGACTTATGGTGGTCATGGAATCCTACCCCACCCTGAACAGCGCCGAATCCATTTACGACGACCTTGGGTTTGCCAAGAAATACGCGCCGCACATCGAACGGATGGCCGTATTGGGGGATCAGGGCTGGAAAAAGCACTGGATCGCCCTGTTCGGCCTTTTCGGGGGCATCCGCGCCGAATACTTCGAACGTTCGGATTTCAAGTCCGCCGTCAACTGGATTCAATCCGATTAG
- a CDS encoding Flp family type IVb pilin, whose translation MKKLMEKIVDFIKEEDGAIAVEYILLIVFVAFLILAGGSYFADKVSDKYKDIGNKINTINGNIATN comes from the coding sequence ATGAAAAAACTGATGGAGAAGATTGTTGATTTTATCAAAGAAGAAGACGGTGCGATTGCGGTTGAGTATATTTTGTTGATCGTGTTTGTCGCGTTCCTAATTCTGGCTGGTGGAAGTTATTTCGCGGATAAAGTTTCAGATAAATATAAAGACATTGGTAATAAGATAAACACCATCAATGGTAATATAGCTACAAATTAA